The DNA region gtaagtgtagCAATTGGCCAAAAggttttcaggtcagaacgctttTGACACCGATACAAGCTCGACtagcgtaaacatttttaattataactctgtTGCAGGGTCTTACACGGTGGAATTAGAACGTCTCGGAGTAAAAAGGGAAACACAACTTGCTCGTGTGATAAAAGAGGGAAGAATGATTTACTTGCTACGTGTATTGGCACAACTGCGTTGATGTCGATCAAACCAGGGCTGCCAGTAAGGCAGTCTATGAATCAGTCGATGTTCGGTCGAGCCAGTGGACTCAACAAACTCGTGACTCCGgccaccaaattcaaccaagtaaaaaaaaaacgtgtttgttattgtttacactgcgtgctctcgtttttgtttattcaaggtcaaacattaaaacgcgtttttcccggaacgtcaaaaagcgacgtacgttgcgaaatacgcaacttttgataccctaacatgtacaggtcatcgctgaaattttcaagttatcgcagttttagtgaaaaagtctatattttgccgttttcgtcattttcccaatTGTGCGcttggcgcgtcgaaaaccccggtttttatttttaaaaacgttacttaatccacccttaggtggttgatgccttcctcacattcagagggtaatgctatccaaaatagatacaaaagggcggtcttttcagtgttctatcaatttgattcattattcataccatcagattcgTTAGTCAGATCtccataattcagggcacttatgtgcttataacttttgatagggttgttagatctgcaatctatcgaactcgttggaaaggagcaattctctacaaaaccggccgatttcgaccatttttattttttgtatttttttatttggctcaaactttctgggggccttctctatgaccaaagaagccattttgcatcattagtttgtccatataaatttccatacaaatttggcagctgttcatacaaaaatggtacgtaaatattcgaaaatctgtaacttttgaaggaatttttgatcaatttggtgtcttcggcaaagttgtaggtattgttaaggactatttagaaaaaataggtacacggaaaaaaatttcccgattttttattaactcttttcacaaaactcaaattcccaaaatacgtatttttgatttttgagatttttgatatgtttagggacaaaaatccgcatctTTGAGCTatgaaacatggtcaaaatctgccgccgagttatgatttttgaaaaactggtgattttggaaaaatcgaaatttcatacataaatttttgacctaattttttatgcaaaattgaatttgcaatcgaaaattactttacagatttttgataaagggcccgttttcaagatatagccatcgaaagtttgatttcagcgaaatatttgcagttttcgatttttaaaaatagtgaccatgagtgaccatctctaaaaatattttttttgaaaagttcagaaaatttgctataaaattgtctaagagacatcgaagattggacctctggttgttgagatacagcggcttaaagaaaaacacgaaaattgaagttttctaagtctcacccaaacagcccacgattttctaatgacgatatctcagcaactaatggttcaattttcaatgttaatacatgaaacattcgtgaaattttccgatcttttcgaaaaaaatattttgaaaaattaaatcaagactaacattttaaaagggccaaacattgaatattatgcccattagaaatgttagtcttgatttaatttttcaaaatatttttcgaaaagatcggaaaatttcacgaatgtttcatgtattaacattgaaaattgaaccattagttgctgagatatcgtcattagtcgtgggctgtttgggtgagacttagaaaacttcaattttcgtctttccgctgtatctcaacaaccagaggtccaatcttcgatgtctcttagacaattttatagcaaattttctgaacttttcaaaaaaatttttagagatggtcactcatggtcactatttttaaaaatcgaaaactgcaaatatttcgctgaaatcaaactttcgatggctatatcttgaaaacggggccctttatcaaaaatctgtaaagtttttcgattgcaaattcaattttgcataaaaatgaggtcaaaaattttatgtatgaaatttcgatttttccaaaatcaccagtttttcaaaaatcataactcggcggcagattttgaccatgtttctctatagctcaaaagttgcggattttgtcccctaaaacatatcaaaaatctcgaaaatcaaaaatacgtattttgggaatttgagtatttgtgaaaagttaataaaaaatcgggaaatttttttccgtgtacctattttttctaaatagtccttaacaatacctacaactttgccgaagacaccaaattgatcaaaaaattccttcaaaagttacatattttcgaatatttacgtaccatttttgtatgaacagctgccaaattcgtatggaaatttatatggacaaactaatgatgcaaaatggcttctttggtcatagggaaggcccccacaaagtttgagccaaatcaaaaaatacaaataaaatccatttccggttttggtagagaattgctcaaaggtcttttgatatactatccatcgacaggtcgcatgatagatccggacaacgttttcatcgaaatatatgagatccggcctctaaaaagtgcataaataacacttaagcgcgcataactttgataggtttgaactcgttggaaaggtctttcgaatacctttctaaaaatgtataacatgacaaggtttcttacaaaaaccaccctttttacaattttccggacttttgttagaatcgtttttttagcataacttttgaagtactttactaaactttataattttcaatagcgacttatgggaccccaagacggatcgaatgagaccaatacggtccaaatcagttcagccagtgccgagataatccacatttttttatcaacatcccaccacacacacagacatttgctcagaatgtgattctgagtcgataagtatacatgaaggttggtctaggaggtcaaatcgagaatttcatttttctagtgattttatagcctttcctcagtaaggtgaggaaggcaaaaattgaaaacataactttaccattttttgatatgttatgtaaaattttccgaggaatcaggtaaaaatattttcagacataggcatttaagttttcatacgacgatttcaaatgttaagctagatttttgaaactacttactatttttttccaaatagccaaactaatcacctttcttttgcgtctaagacagctaaaatcggattgaatggcgcggagatctgattttttgaaaaagtggtttttgcgaaaatttacgaaaatggccatttttcaaacCACCCTTGTGTACTAttttgtgacacgtcctatctttttacaaCATACTTGtcacaaaatcacacatttGCGATAACATTTAGTCAAACATAACTTCGCTAATCCAAATGGAACTGCGTTCGGGGTCTTataggaccccaagacggatcgaatgagaccatcaacggtccggagataatcgagtgcatttttctATTTGTGCACGAACTCACAaccagacacacgcacacaatttgattctgagtcgataggtgtaCGTGATAGTGGGtttacgaggtcgaattaagaagttatTTTATCGTGTGAttctatagcctttcctcagtatggTGAGAAATGCAAAACGTTGAGGAAACTGAAGATCAAATAGTTTACCAACGTTCTGCAACAACTTTcagaaaatcttgaaattttcatttattttttgtgaaattcttaCAAAGTGGTCGTGGAGATAGGTATGTAAACAGTTTACGCTTTTGGAAACATAAGCGCTTAGAAACGTTCAGTTTGCTTTTACAACTTatatttatttgtaaaaatatctttaaattgAGATTATCTTGTTTCCGCACAATGAAGGAGCAATTATTTGATTTGTATTGAATGGCGGATGCCTCCCGAGCtgcgatgctatggagaggtcGCCGAGCCTTCCCAGTTACGGAAGGTCTTATGAGAAAGATCTTTTTGACGACTAATTCTGAAAAATCTGCTGTCAATATTTTATAAGCGGTTTTGTCCTGCTGTTCGAGCAAGTCCGTCTCATATGTATATGCCCCATTTGGGTTTTAAGTTAAACTTGACCTAGATTGCGTTCATTCATAACTCTTCACAACTCCAAATCACTCGACAAGAACACGTGACGACGCATTCGGCACTAGTTGCGAGTGCGGTGTGTGCTTGCACTAAcgaactaagaaaaaaaaaagcagtcAAATGCGATCCTTCCCTCAGCGCGGATCTCGCCGCTCTCCTACCTGATGCATTGCCTGATGCATGTTGATGTTGTGGTGCGTCGGTATCGTCGGAATATAGAGATGCTGTCCGTAGGGCTGGCCGGACGTCGCACCCGCAGTCTGTGTTCCGGCTATGTTGTAGGGGGGCGGTGTGCCAGAGTGAAACGATTGTTTCTCGTACGACTAAAAAATAGTACAAATGAGAGGTGGTTAATTTTGACGGGGGGGCCGGGAATTTGGGGGCGTAATTGTGTAGCATAGTTGCATGTTTTTTTGATGTTGGTGGTACTGGTTTTGTCCTCGTATTCGTAttcgtattgttttttttttcctttagcTTCGGAACCTTACATTGACTTTATTTAGCGCAACATGGCTTTTGCCATACATCGAGGGCGCAATATCAGAGCCACTTCCTCCCGCCGATTGTGGATTGGAGACAGTCTGTCCCTTGGACTGTTGGCCAACGCCGCCCGACGACGGGTACGGGTTTTTGTTGTAATCCTGGCCGCCGGTTTGGCTCAGCGTGTCATATCCACTTGTTCCGTAGCCACTGTTGTACGCCGGTTTCTGGAACTGTCCTCCCGACGTCGCATTCGTCGCCATTTGTTGCTATGGAGGTTGGTTGAAGATTTGGTATtggtatttttatttgttggcaTTGGCATTggttgtgtgtttgttttttggtttttgatacGAGGTTACAAGGTGAGAAGTAGAGTACATGCAAAAAAGACAACGAGTAAAATTTCTACGATTCGAATACTAATAATCAAACTAACTACTAACAGGATATATTGCTGGGGTGCCATATTGGAAGCCGCCGGGCATCACATTACCGCCGTAAAAATAAGCGTATGGCAGGTTCAACATAGGACCACCAGACCCTGTTTGTTGTGACATGGTACTTGGGACGTTACTAACAGGAGACGAGTTGTTGTCGGTCCGAGTGAACCGACCATCGGACATGGTCGAGTACGCGACGGAACCGAGGTTAGCGTCGCGCACACCGGCCGCACCGAGACTCGTCGGCGTTTGGTAGTTCATATCGTAGTATCCAGGCACATGTGACATACGCTGCTGAATCATTTGCAGCTCTTCGTAAGAGTAAACGGGCTGCTGGTAGAACGGCACGCCCGGCTGAATGTACGGGCTGACCATCGGTATGTTGGGCACAACACCACCGGTTCCAGTGCCACTACCGCTACCACTACCCGCACCGCCACTGCCCGATTTAGCtgcaaaagaaaaagaaaaaagaatttGTTAGTCCAACTCCACAACTCTAACCAACTCGAATCAAAAGCCATACTTGTCGTGGATACTACggagctgttgttgttgttgggcaACGATGACGAACTCGACacgctgttgctgttgttgttgttggcgcTGTTCTGGTTCTGCTGGTTCGAAACCGCCGTGCTGGAGGCCACACTGGAAAGAAAGCTTTCATCAGTTCAGACGCGCGTCACACTTTTCGCAAGTTGGTTTCCTCTCTTGGATTAAGATGGGTTAAGAAGCAACGAAgacctttctctctctctcttgtggTGAGCGGTGGTGGAGGTGGCTTACCTTTCAAACTGCGTCGACACGGGCGTGTCCTTTAGCTTCGAACTGCTAAAGTTACTGTACTGTCCGGAGGAGGTGCTCGTACTGCCAGAGTAGCTGTTGTTACGTACGTGTTGGGGATGTGGGTGAGTTTCGTTAGCGGGTTTGCACACgcatcaaaaaaacattttttttttgtttgattaggTGATGAGATGAGTGAGTTTGTAGTATGAGAGATATCCGATTCGGTAGGGATTAACGGCAGAAACAAACATggaaaacgaagaaaaaaaaataaaatttgttagatGTTATTCGAACAAGGTTTAACAATGATTGTGGGTATTTGGGAAGCGATGGACACTTGTCATGCAAAGAATCATTTCTATTGTTGAGTGCTTCCTGGGAATTGCACAGTAAAACTAGGTTATGTGTCTTGGTCTTTATACAACTCAATCCATTTTACCGAATCTTCTCTGAGGTTatctttacgcagtaggcctggccgtttagaaaagaagaagaatgtTGGAAGTAATTTCCCCAACATTTTCTGGGGTGAGGAGGGGGTAGGTTGGTTAGCAGTCCCGAAACTGTATCATCCTTACTAAAGCGGCCAGGTCTACCGCGTTGCTTCAACCGCAGagtggatcacatttcacagaatctacaggggaggaaggatgcgtggacataccgtaccaaacgcccTGGATTACGACTGTCCAATTTTATTTccccagattttttttagatattttggcttttggctCTGATGTCAGATCCAGATTCAGTCaactttcttttgaaattttgacatttcgagccaaacatttcattaggaaacaaaaccaaaaaccgcgattcgagaaaatcgctcgcaaaaagtggacaacttgtttcaattcttattttaaaagaaagctTGACTGGTAGTATTTTTACTGATGctacgataaaacacatcattatcctcaactctgctttaatgcttcttaatttatgttgattttcgcaataaaactcataatttttaaaaaaaatctcgttattgggcccttttaactttccaactgttgttcataatgggccctttctgaatgcaatttcgaagagaactaaaAGGGCACTAAGGCGCTGTCAcccgattgttgttttgaattatgtttatgggcccttttgtttagttagaaataatgaggaatttagcggaaattttgataattggtgaagttttgtgatcgaatggtgtagataaggtatgtgaaacataaaaaatcttcaaatgtgtactgaacagcagccgcggggCCATATTGAATATTGTATTtcgatgaagtttttttctgcaaaaatccttggtgaaacgtaaaccaaactttgttttgaagtgaattagtgttaagaatgtatgaaaagttcactttataacatagaaagttccttaaccacgaaaaactaacgaaaaagaaaagggcacaattgaactttttttctggtttggagtgaacattgttatgtgcccttttgtttttgattttttaaatagaaaattcgtgcttgccatttcattagggcacaaaacttttgtaaacaagagtgtatccctctcacaccttatgcaaactgtcatttgagtgaaagggatacactattgtttacaaaagttttgtgcccttttgaaatgttaggctccaattgtttgctatcaatctgattcttggagggcatgtagggagtgtactaatgaatggaatagtggaataattacaaatgtttaagttttggttttgtgccctaatgaaatgtttggctcgatttcaAGGAAAGGACTCTTTGATTTCCAGCATTTCTAGTGCTAAATCCCTATTTTCGAACGTAACCCGATGCATaaatgattttatagcctttcctcagtaaggtgaggaaggcaaaaatggctTGTGTTTTTAAGAGATATTTAAGTCTTAAAATTGCATTAAAGGGATAACTTTTGATCAATTAGGTACACCGCCTACTCGATTTGAAGGTTAGAAAAAGGTGCTATGTTTACATGAACTTAGCAAagttcgatgcggtcgtcgattttgttcggggaaattcaTCGACAATCGACGTTTACATGGTAAACAGTGCGCAcaagctgtcaaatgacgtcacggcgtaaaacttatttggttcaaattaattttctcttGTTCCAATCATCGCATTTCATCAAAACTTATTCCTAAATTGcgattaatttaaaaacttacaACTGCAAGTTTATCATTATCCCCCGTAGTGATCTGTTACGAATGCGTTGTCAATTTCTCAAACAACAAACGGATACACCGGACTCACAGACAAAGGGTAGTGCAAAACTGAACAAAAACACTCCGAACTGTCACTCACCCGGTATTACTGTTGAGTCCCGAGTTTCCGTACACGTTCTGCGAGCTGTTTTGGTAGCTCTGCTGCGACGGGAAGGCCGACGACGTCTGACTGACCGGGTACTGGCTCGACAGGTAGCCGGTGTTGGTGTTCGAACTGCGGTAATCAAACTCCAGGTTAATAATTATCTACGCGGTCAACGCTGGACCTCAGTGCCTACCTGTTACTGCTaacattgttgttgttgacggGCAGGTTCGGGCTGGACTGGTTCACCGTGGACACACCCACCGAACTGCTCGAGTTGTTGTTGGGCACGACACTGCTCGACACGTTGCTGCTGGGCTGCTGGTACGAGTTGACGCCACTCTGGTTGTACGAGCTGTAGTTGTTGGACGATGCGGGATACGTGTTGGTGGACACCTGGAACAGGGAGAAGGTCATTCACACTCTTACGCTGTTGTGGCGTTGCGTGAGGCGCACACTTACCTGTGTGCTAGAATAGCTGGAGTTGTTGTATCCTTGCGGCGCAGCCGACGATGGATACGAGGATGTTTTGTTCGCCTGCGACGAGGTGGAGTACGAGACGTTTTGATATCCGCCAGAACCTGCGTTCGTTCCGGTGGACTGACTATAGGGATCAGTCTTGGTGAGTTGTTCTAGCGCTGCCAAAGAGAAGTGAGCGTGTTAGTGGGAAACTGCGTGGAGACAGCTAGTTGAAAACTCACTTGACGTGGTGCTGTTGATGGAGTTGACGTTCACCCCAGCACTCACGGACGAAGGAACAACGGTGGAGGCGTTACGCTGCGAGTAACTGCTGGACAGGCTGTCGTTCTGGGACGCCGACAGCGAATCGCTTTGACCGGGCAAAATCTGCGTGCTCTGTAAGCTGCTGGTGAGATTGGACTTGGGCTGCAGGTTGTTGACGACGCTGGCCGCAGACTTGCTCTGGTAGTCGCTGACATCCGGCTGCTGGACGACGGTGGGTTGGACCGCCGACGGAAGCTGCACCGACGCGGACGTGTTCTGCTCCAGACTGCTGGTGCTGAACTTGTCCGTAACGGCCGACACGCTATCGAACGAATCGTCCGTGCCAAAGTCGAGACCACCGAACTGCACGTCCAGATAGCCAATGTTGTTGAGGCTGTCTCCCGGCATTTCGACGGCACTTGACGGAATCTTCGACGGCGGTGGAACTCGCGCCCGCTGCCGTCGAACCGGAGGCTGCTGGGAGGAACCTGTAACCTGGTCACTGTAGCTGCTGGTCGTACCGTACGTGGTGGGATATTGCACGGTGCTCGGTTGGAACGAGTTGACAACACTCGCCTGGAGATTGGAATTCTGCGAAGATAGTGTATTGAAATACTGTGATTGTTCCGCGGAGAGCGACGCCGACGGGTTGATCTGCGGGATCTCCAGCGCCTGTCGCAGATGCTGCGCCGCAGTTGGCGTTGGGTGGAGATCCGGATACTGAACCGTGTTGCTGGCAGCAGCTGCCGCCGTCGCCGTGCTGGACACGACGGTGGTGCTGTACTGTTGCACCAGATCAGTCTCTTTCGGCTGGGGTGGATTCAGAATTTGCTGTTCCAAACCCGGTGGGGCAGACAGTTCCGTAGGATTCGTCACCGAAGCCGGAACGACCGCGACAGGCTGCTGCGAGGCGGCCACGACTGCTGCCGCCGTCTGAGGCTGCTGCGGCTGCGACTGCTGCTGAGATTGCGTAGACGGCAGCTGGGAGGCTGCCTGCTGCTGTTGCGGCTGCTGCTGCGCTGGCTGCGTCGTACCGGCCGCCTGCGTACTCGGTGTGAAAACTTTGGTATCCGACAACGACCCGGTGTACTCCTCGTTGTCCCAGTCTCCCCAGGTGTCGGTGAATGCAGACGTTTCCTCCGGCTTGGTGAGATCATTGGCGGCACTGGGCGTCGACACCGGATCCCAGGCGTCAATCTCCTGGTGGTCGTTCATTCGTGGTCCCCGGTTTTGATCCCGCGGACCGGGACCACGAGTTCCGACCCGAGGACCTCCACCGCGTCCACCTCGCGAACCACCAGCGTAACTGCCACGTCCCGGACCATTGTCGCGACCATCCCGCGGAGGACCACGCGGGCCACGTGCGCCCCGATCGAAACCGTTACGATCACCGCCACGATCTCCATCACGGAAACTGCCACGACCTCCACGACCACCAGGACCGCCCGCACCACCAGGACCTCCGGCGAGACGCTGACCTCCGGGTCCACCCGTACGGGGGCCACGGCGATCCTTCGAATCGTTCGAGTTCATACCGCCACCACCGCCGGAACCTGAACCAGCGTTGCCGCCAACATTGTCCCAATCGCCATCACCCGGAGCGGACTCGTTCTGCTCCTTGTTCTGCGAtttattcttcttcttcttggacGTTGTGGCAAACGCCCCGACCGGAAGTGTCTCGAGCAGAAAGATGACCGCTCGGTCCAGATCGTTGTCACACTCCTGCAAGGCGCAGCAAACATCCTCCTCCGAACGTTGCGTTGTCTCCATCAGCTTCTGGATCTTCTCCTGGATCTTCGGATCGTCCATGCCGCTTTTGATGTCTGTGATTTGAGCAATGCGAATCTGTTCGGCCGTCGGCTGCTTTGTCTTGATGGTGTGTGTGGTCGtctgctgctggtgctgcttGTCCTGCTGTCCTTTGGAGCCACCGCCGCCGCTGCTGTTGTTATCTGTGCCCTTGCCGCCCTTCTGTGGCTTGTCGCCACCGGTGCCGCCATCCGAATTGTTGTTGGTGGCCTTACCGCCCTTCGGCTGcaactgttgctgctgctgcttctggtcGTCGGTTTCACCGCCGGCATTCTCTTTGTTCTCCTTGCCGGCCTTGGACTTGGTgcggccaccaccaccacctccgGAACGGACCTGTGTGCTCATCTCCGCTATATATACAGATGTATTTACAATGTAGCTGCGGGGTGGAGGATGGAAGGGAGTGGAAGGTGGTTTAGAATAAGGTGAATATGTTTTGAACTTGCTAAAGATTACAATTCGGATCATTTTGCGATACGGCGAAACCTCAACCTTTCTAGCTGGGCGGGTTGTTTGTGGGTTCAAGGTATGGTATGTCCAAAATAGAACATAAGTTCTATAGTTCcggagttttgccttcctcaccttactgttTTTTAAAGATCTAATAA from Culex quinquefasciatus strain JHB chromosome 3, VPISU_Cqui_1.0_pri_paternal, whole genome shotgun sequence includes:
- the LOC6041974 gene encoding protein lingerer isoform X4, whose protein sequence is MSTQVRSGGGGGGRTKSKAGKENKENAGGETDDQKQQQQQLQPKGGKATNNNSDGGTGGDKPQKGGKGTDNNSSGGGGSKGQQDKQHQQQTTTHTIKTKQPTAEQIRIAQITDIKSGMDDPKIQEKIQKLMETTQRSEEDVCCALQECDNDLDRAVIFLLETLPVGAFATTSKKKKNKSQNKEQNESAPGDGDWDNVGGNAGSGSGGGGGMNSNDSKDRRGPRTGGPGGQRLAGGPGGAGGPGGRGGRGSFRDGDRGGDRNGFDRGARGPRGPPRDGRDNGPGRGSYAGGSRGGRGGGPRVGTRGPGPRDQNRGPRMNDHQEIDAWDPVSTPSAANDLTKPEETSAFTDTWGDWDNEEYTGSLSDTKVFTPSTQAAGTTQPAQQQPQQQQAASQLPSTQSQQQSQPQQPQTAAAVVAASQQPVAVVPASVTNPTELSAPPGLEQQILNPPQPKETDLVQQYSTTVVSSTATAAAAASNTVQYPDLHPTPTAAQHLRQALEIPQINPSASLSAEQSQYFNTLSSQNSNLQASVVNSFQPSTVQYPTTYGTTSSYSDQVTGSSQQPPVRRQRARVPPPSKIPSSAVEMPGDSLNNIGYLDVQFGGLDFGTDDSFDSVSAVTDKFSTSSLEQNTSASVQLPSAVQPTVVQQPDVSDYQSKSAASVVNNLQPKSNLTSSLQSTQILPGQSDSLSASQNDSLSSSYSQRNASTVVPSSVSAGVNVNSINSTTSTLEQLTKTDPYSQSTGTNAGSGGYQNVSYSTSSQANKTSSYPSSAAPQGYNNSSYSSTQVSTNTYPASSNNYSSYNQSGVNSYQQPSSNVSSSVVPNNNSSSSVGVSTVNQSSPNLPVNNNNVSSNSSNTNTGYLSSQYPVSQTSSAFPSQQSYQNSSQNVYGNSGLNSNTGYSGSTSTSSGQYSNFSSSKLKDTPVSTQFESVASSTAVSNQQNQNSANNNNSNSVSSSSSLPNNNNSSVVSTTTKSGSGGAGSGSGSGTGTGGVVPNIPMVSPYIQPGVPFYQQPVYSYEELQMIQQRMSHVPGYYDMNYQTPTSLGAAGVRDANLGSVAYSTMSDGRFTRTDNNSSPVSNVPSTMSQQTGSGGPMLNLPYAYFYGGNVMPGGFQYGTPAIYPQQMATNATSGGQFQKPAYNSGYGTSGYDTLSQTGGQDYNKNPYPSSGGVGQQSKGQTVSNPQSAGGSGSDIAPSMYGKSHVALNKVNSYEKQSFHSGTPPPYNIAGTQTAGATSGQPYGQHLYIPTIPTHHNINMHQAMHQMDNRSFNSGSGVMRDSNSSGQRPQSNSQGKTATKQGYSPSTYWTAQN
- the LOC6041974 gene encoding protein lingerer isoform X2 — protein: MFKPLTVRCGESSTFSDAVWGSYIVNTSVYIAEMSTQVRSGGGGGGRTKSKAGKENKENAGGETDDQKQQQQQLQPKGGKATNNNSDGGTGGDKPQKGGKGTDNNSSGGGGSKGQQDKQHQQQTTTHTIKTKQPTAEQIRIAQITDIKSGMDDPKIQEKIQKLMETTQRSEEDVCCALQECDNDLDRAVIFLLETLPVGAFATTSKKKKNKSQNKEQNESAPGDGDWDNVGGNAGSGSGGGGGMNSNDSKDRRGPRTGGPGGQRLAGGPGGAGGPGGRGGRGSFRDGDRGGDRNGFDRGARGPRGPPRDGRDNGPGRGSYAGGSRGGRGGGPRVGTRGPGPRDQNRGPRMNDHQEIDAWDPVSTPSAANDLTKPEETSAFTDTWGDWDNEEYTGSLSDTKVFTPSTQAAGTTQPAQQQPQQQQAASQLPSTQSQQQSQPQQPQTAAAVVAASQQPVAVVPASVTNPTELSAPPGLEQQILNPPQPKETDLVQQYSTTVVSSTATAAAAASNTVQYPDLHPTPTAAQHLRQALEIPQINPSASLSAEQSQYFNTLSSQNSNLQASVVNSFQPSTVQYPTTYGTTSSYSDQVTGSSQQPPVRRQRARVPPPSKIPSSAVEMPGDSLNNIGYLDVQFGGLDFGTDDSFDSVSAVTDKFSTSSLEQNTSASVQLPSAVQPTVVQQPDVSDYQSKSAASVVNNLQPKSNLTSSLQSTQILPGQSDSLSASQNDSLSSSYSQRNASTVVPSSVSAGVNVNSINSTTSTLEQLTKTDPYSQSTGTNAGSGGYQNVSYSTSSQANKTSSYPSSAAPQGYNNSSYSSTQVSTNTYPASSNNYSSYNQSGVNSYQQPSSNVSSSVVPNNNSSSSVGVSTVNQSSPNLPVNNNNVSSNSSNTNTGYLSSQYPVSQTSSAFPSQQSYQNSSQNVYGNSGLNSNTGYSGSTSTSSGQYSNFSSSKLKDTPVSTQFESVASSTAVSNQQNQNSANNNNSNSVSSSSSLPNNNNSSVVSTTTKSGSGGAGSGSGSGTGTGGVVPNIPMVSPYIQPGVPFYQQPVYSYEELQMIQQRMSHVPGYYDMNYQTPTSLGAAGVRDANLGSVAYSTMSDGRFTRTDNNSSPVSNVPSTMSQQTGSGGPMLNLPYAYFYGGNVMPGGFQYGTPAIYPQQMATNATSGGQFQKPAYNSGYGTSGYDTLSQTGGQDYNKNPYPSSGGVGQQSKGQTVSNPQSAGGSGSDIAPSMYGKSHVALNKVNSYEKQSFHSGTPPPYNIAGTQTAGATSGQPYGQHLYIPTIPTHHNINMHQAMHQDSNSSGQRPQSNSQGKTATKQGYSPSTYWTAQN
- the LOC6041974 gene encoding protein lingerer isoform X1 produces the protein MFKPLTVRCGESSTFSDAVWGSYIVNTSVYIAEMSTQVRSGGGGGGRTKSKAGKENKENAGGETDDQKQQQQQLQPKGGKATNNNSDGGTGGDKPQKGGKGTDNNSSGGGGSKGQQDKQHQQQTTTHTIKTKQPTAEQIRIAQITDIKSGMDDPKIQEKIQKLMETTQRSEEDVCCALQECDNDLDRAVIFLLETLPVGAFATTSKKKKNKSQNKEQNESAPGDGDWDNVGGNAGSGSGGGGGMNSNDSKDRRGPRTGGPGGQRLAGGPGGAGGPGGRGGRGSFRDGDRGGDRNGFDRGARGPRGPPRDGRDNGPGRGSYAGGSRGGRGGGPRVGTRGPGPRDQNRGPRMNDHQEIDAWDPVSTPSAANDLTKPEETSAFTDTWGDWDNEEYTGSLSDTKVFTPSTQAAGTTQPAQQQPQQQQAASQLPSTQSQQQSQPQQPQTAAAVVAASQQPVAVVPASVTNPTELSAPPGLEQQILNPPQPKETDLVQQYSTTVVSSTATAAAAASNTVQYPDLHPTPTAAQHLRQALEIPQINPSASLSAEQSQYFNTLSSQNSNLQASVVNSFQPSTVQYPTTYGTTSSYSDQVTGSSQQPPVRRQRARVPPPSKIPSSAVEMPGDSLNNIGYLDVQFGGLDFGTDDSFDSVSAVTDKFSTSSLEQNTSASVQLPSAVQPTVVQQPDVSDYQSKSAASVVNNLQPKSNLTSSLQSTQILPGQSDSLSASQNDSLSSSYSQRNASTVVPSSVSAGVNVNSINSTTSTLEQLTKTDPYSQSTGTNAGSGGYQNVSYSTSSQANKTSSYPSSAAPQGYNNSSYSSTQVSTNTYPASSNNYSSYNQSGVNSYQQPSSNVSSSVVPNNNSSSSVGVSTVNQSSPNLPVNNNNVSSNSSNTNTGYLSSQYPVSQTSSAFPSQQSYQNSSQNVYGNSGLNSNTGYSGSTSTSSGQYSNFSSSKLKDTPVSTQFESVASSTAVSNQQNQNSANNNNSNSVSSSSSLPNNNNSSVVSTTTKSGSGGAGSGSGSGTGTGGVVPNIPMVSPYIQPGVPFYQQPVYSYEELQMIQQRMSHVPGYYDMNYQTPTSLGAAGVRDANLGSVAYSTMSDGRFTRTDNNSSPVSNVPSTMSQQTGSGGPMLNLPYAYFYGGNVMPGGFQYGTPAIYPQQMATNATSGGQFQKPAYNSGYGTSGYDTLSQTGGQDYNKNPYPSSGGVGQQSKGQTVSNPQSAGGSGSDIAPSMYGKSHVALNKVNSYEKQSFHSGTPPPYNIAGTQTAGATSGQPYGQHLYIPTIPTHHNINMHQAMHQMDNRSFNSGSGVMRDSNSSGQRPQSNSQGKTATKQGYSPSTYWTAQN